A window from Salvelinus fontinalis isolate EN_2023a chromosome 8, ASM2944872v1, whole genome shotgun sequence encodes these proteins:
- the LOC129861042 gene encoding cytosolic sulfotransferase 2-like, protein MELPPRPKLFDFHGVSMTNYFTDNWDNVQNFQARPDDILIATYPKAGTTWVSYILDLLYFGQTDPEHQRPIFEKVPFLELLIPLYPPGVEVLDNLTTSPRLIKTHLPVQLLPKSFWEQNCRIVYVARNAKDNAVSYFHFDRMNQAEPEPGDWNNFLQRFMDGKMVFGSWFNHVTGWWEKKQTHSKILYLFYEDMVEDTGRELDRLCSFLGLSPSAEEKERVRGGVQFDTMKKNSMANYSTDPVMDFTISPFMRKGKVGDWKNHFTVAQSEQFDEDCKKKMENTQLRFRTTI, encoded by the exons ATGGAGCTGCCACCTCGACCAAAACTCTTTGACTTCCATGGAGTCTCCATGACCAACTACTTCACTGACAACTGGGACAATGTACAGAACTTCCAGGCCAGACCAGATGACATTCTCATCGCTACCTACCCCAAAGCAG GAACCACATGGGTCTCCTACATTCTAGACCTGCTGTATTTTGGCCAGACAGACCCTGAGCATCAGAGACCCATCTTTGAGAAAGTTCCTTTCCTGGAGTTGCTCATTCCTCTTTACCCTCCAG GGGTGGAGGTGCTGGACAACTTAACCACCTCTCCTCGCCTCATCAAGACTCACCTCCCAGTTCAGTTGCTGCCCAAGTCCTTCTGGGAGCAGAACTGCAGG atagTGTATGTGGCCCGTAATGCCAAGGATAATGCCGTGTCTTATTTCCACTTTGACCGCATGAACCAGGCCGAGCCAGAGCCAGGAGACTGGAACAACTTCTTACAGAGATTCATGGATGGAAAGA TGGTGTTTGGTTCGTGGTTCAACCATGTGACTGGCTGGTGGGAGAAGAAACAGACTCACTCCAAAATCCTCTACCTCTTCTATGAGGACATGGTTGAG GATACGGGGAGAGAGCTGGACAGGCTGTGCTCCTTCCTAGGTTTGTCTCCTTcagcagaggagaaggagagggtgagaggaggagtgcaGTTTGATACTATGAAGAAGAACAGCATGGCCAACTACTCCACCGACCCAGTCATGGACTTTACAATATCCCCCTTTATgcgcaaag gaaAGGTTGGTGACTGGAAGAACCATTTCACTGTGGCCCAGAGTGAACAGTTTGATGAAGACTGTAAGAAGAAAATGGAAAACACTCAGCTTCGGTTTCGCACAACAATTTAG
- the LOC129861040 gene encoding proline-rich transmembrane protein 3 — translation MATVSLLLTLTFLLCSLHPSTSQVIVSFSSLSSSLPDPVISTSLKPSFPSSRPRGQSDVPVRVNNRDWPTERAGGGQVGSELGQVGEEMGTRTTDQSQPLSPSQKLNTGSTQSQSTSVEAWTGTMVTAEPSGVSSAKGPTALPPTKSSGDERLTSRGRTSDGPIIPEDLDDWLATGSGSELVPTVIVKEESLVALTTLDDMPQFRPQAQTEFSRGLVSNMAEAQTTPTVSLTVQPRLSGLTIANRILSTQSPDRVTTIPVVTQPAFIGGVVTGNISDNATTPTDRPIAGQTPTVTSPLPRPITPGSTNQQPHSVTPQGTTTLGVTTTTTTNKTATKAEPRSTSSSTTNQPKKATEPERTTTSTTKQSTKTGTTPLLITPTLQIVRGRYVPRNDSRLAQRNHSIPVGRPRLPPFFTPSPPPSSPPSSFPSPNGTSLLWDDLSRTLSFAWELHVYGSAGLFLLLLAGAALGLALSPSMHCPHRGALTLANALLLLVGAARAALFMIDPYGTRKILPRPAVTALYNLPLPLLVWAQAALALLAMKGTGVSLLPSALERPPLVAVLAVLQCTLLLAADLLSPALSPAVPVTLQSLSLCWGLALCLGYLCYVFPRLRHPTAQPPVLEEGRAIKAWPGRKRAGLVLGRVLAVCALLGVLCCGLHVHSTLWLYGMLGDWRRFCWGWWLVHFWARLLELAWAFSLLLLGSWVFWRPRGARDRGDGGAGEGRAGGDLPSPGQSSGSTHKHTCWAKIVQSLTGKPCGKSESNGVGGSVGGGAGELPNNWAGQERSGADISKSLIRNREAPPSQPRCVKDSNRGRNQRGRSAERDMSDGSTGSLLRLQPLGQPLQHSQSGSLEQEKESGVSLYDFDLRPPSPIDLGRSIDEALHREHLLHGGSLFQPLCAPSPTPSPGSAVSQGGPWLRRNSDPQISDSSEDRSARTEFSVPLGGSVLSSVPSRQVTAPPTPSHQGHRWAGDGGVSVPSSVSCPVSLRPSRTSTGHLGNEGGDDTRPFLTPDSETQSGRAGREDGKSYLEVNRQDDSASVSSEIINL, via the exons ATGGCCACTgtatccctcctcctcaccctcaccttcctcctctgctctctccatccctctaccagCCAGGTGATTGTAAGCTtctcctccttatcctcctctcttccagaCCCTGTCATCAGTACATCCCTCAAACCCAGCTTTCCCTCCTCTCGTCCCAGAGGCCAGAGTGATGTGCCAGTCAGAGTCAACAACAGAGATTGGCCCACAGAGAGAGCAGGTGGGGGGCAGGTGGGCTCTGAACTGGGGCAGGTTGGGGAGGAAATGGGCACTAGAACTACAGACCAAAGTCAACCCCTTTCCCCTTCTCAGAAACTCAACACTGGATCAACCCAAAGCCAGTCTACTTCTGTTGAGGCTTGGACAGGTACTATGGTAACCGCAGAGCCAAGTGGAGTTTCATCTGCAAAGGGACCAACGGCTCTCCCACCCACCAAATCCTCAGGTGATGAACGATTAACATCAAGGGGCAGGACGTCTGATGGACCAATCATACCAGAGGATTTGGATGACTGGCTGGCAACTGGATCAGGAAGTGAACTTGTCCCTACAGTGATTGTGAAGGAGGAGTCACTGGTTGCGTTGACTACACTAGATGATATGCCACAGTTCCGGCCACAGGCTCAGACAGAGTTCAGCAGAGGTCTGGTGTCCAATATGGCCGAAGCTCAGACTACCCCGACGGTCAGCCTCACTGTTCAACCCCGCCTCTCTGGGCTGACAATAGCCAATAGGATCCTCTCCACACAGTCACCTGACAGAGTGACAACCATACCTGTGGTGACACAGCCAGCCTTCATTGGAGGAGTAGTTACAG GTAATATATCAGATAATGCCACTACGCCAACAGACAGACCAATAGCAGGACAGACCCCCACTGTGACATCACCGTTACCCAGACCCATCACCCCTGGATCCACCAATCAACAGCCACATTCTGTGACGCCTCAAGGAACCACAACACTAGGAGTGACCACCACAACTACAACCAATAAGACGGCAACAAAAGCAGAACCCAGAAGTACTTCCTCAAGCACAACCAATCAACCGAAAAAGGCAACTGAACCAGAAAGAACTACAACAAGTACCACCAAACAGTCGAccaagacag gGACGACCCCTCTCCTCATCACTCCTACTCTACAGATTGTCAGAGGGCGGTACGTTCCCAGAAATGACAGCCGCCTAGCACAGAGGAACCACTCCATCCCCGTGGGCCGCCCTCGCCTCCCCCCATTCTTCACTCCTtccccccctccttcctcccctcccagctccttcccctcccccaacGGCACATCTCTGCTGTGGGATGACCTGAGCAGGACGCTGTCCTTCGCCTGGGAGCTCCATGTCTACGGCTCGGCTGGCCTCTTCCTGCTCCTCCTGGCTGGAGCCGCCCTGGGCCTGGCCCTATCCCCCAGCATGCACTGCCCTCACCGTGGTGCCCTGACCCTGGCTAATGCCCTCCTCCTCCTGGTGGGCGCAGCAAGAGCAGCCCTGTTCATGATTGACCCCTACGGAACAAGGAAGATTCTTCCCCGGCCTGCGGTGACTGCTCTCTATAACCTCCCTCTGCCGTTACTGGTGTGGGCGCAGGCTGCCCTGGCTCTGCTGGCCATGAAGGGGACAGGAGTGAGTCTGTTGCCCTCTGCTCTGGAGCGCCCTCCTCTGGTAGCTGTATTGGCTGTGTTACAGTGCACCCTGCTTCTGGCTGCTGACCTgctctccccagccctgtccccagCCGTGCCTGTCACCCTGCAGTCCCTATCTCTCTGCTGGGGCCTGGCTCTCTGTCTGGGCTACCTGTGCTACGTCTTCCCCCGCCTCCGCCATCCCACTGCCCAGCCACCTGTCCTAGAGGAGGGGAGGGCAATTAAAGCCTGGCCGGGGCGTAAGAGGGCAGGGTTGGTGCTGGGTCGTGTGCTGGCAGTGTGTGCCCTCCTGGGGGTGCTGTGCTGTGGCCTCCATGTCCACTCCACCCTGTGGCTATACGGGATGTTGGGGGACTGGAGGCGCTTCTGCTGGGGCTGGTGGCTGGTGCACTTCTGGGCCCGACTGTTGGAGCTGGCCTGGGCCTTTTCTCTCCTCCTATTGGGATCCTGGGTGTTCTGGAGGCCCCGGGGGGCccgagacagaggagatgggggagcAGGGGAGGGCAGGGCGGGAGGAGATCTCCCCTCCCCTGGACAGTCCTCTGGgtcgacacacaaacacacctgctgGGCCAAGATAGTCCAGAGCCTGACAGGAAAGCCCTGTGGGAAGTCAGAAAGTAATGGGGTGGGAGGATCAGTAGGAGGAGGGGCAGGGGAGCTGCCTAATAACTGGGCGGGGCAGGAACGCTCGGGGGCAGACATCAGTAAGAGCCTGATCAGAAACCGTGAGGCTCCGCCCTCACAGCCGCGCTGTGTCAAGGACAGCAACCGAGGCCGCAACCAGAGGGGCAGGTCTGCAGAAAGGGATATGTCTGACGGGTCCACAGGGTCACTGCTGCGGCTGCAGCCGTTAGGCCAGCCACTACAGCACTCTCAGAGCGGCAGCCTGGAGCAGGAGAAAGAGTCAGGGGTGTCTCTGTATGATTTTGACCTGCGACCCCCCTCCCCCATCGACCTGGGCCGCAGCATCGATGAGGCCCTGCACCGTGAGCACCTCCTCCATGGGGGCAGCTTGTTCCAGCCCCTGTGTGCCCCCTCACCCACTCCTTCACCGGGCTCAGCTGTCAGCCAGGGGGGGCCCTGGCTCCGCAGGAACAGCGACCCCCAGATCTCTGACAGCAGCGAGGACCGCTCAGCCCGTACAGAGTTCTCCGTGCCACTGGGGGGTAGTGTGCTCAGCAGTGTTCCCAGCAGGCAGGTCACTGCTCCTCCCACGCCCTCTCACCAGGGGCATCGCTGGGCCGGGGATGGGGGAGTCAGTGTTCCCTCCTCAGTGTCCTGTCCCGTTTCCCTGCGCCCCTCTAGAACCTCCACGGGACATCTCGGGAACGAGGGAGGAGACGACACGAGGCCGTTCCTCACCCCAGACTCTGAGACACAGAGTGGGAGGGCAGGCAGGGAGGATGGGAAGAGCTACCTGGAGGTCAACAGGCAGGATGACTCGGCCAGCGTCAGCAGTGAGATTATTAATCTCTGA